The region GTATCATTATCTATGCAAATATACAGCCTATGCTGGTTGAAGTTGGTATTCTTGGTTCAAAGGAGAAGATAACACTCCACGGTGTTCTCGGTGTTCCTTACGGTGCTCTTGCAGTTGTCTGGGGAGTGCTTTTTATCATATTTGCCCTCCTCGCTGACTGGTTAGATCCAGCGAGAAAGATGGGACTTGACAGAACTGATGAAAATCTCTCATTAACCGAAAAAGTAATAAAAGGTGAGTGGCACTGGGCTGTATCAGGAGTTCTTGCAGGATCAATAATTGCATGGGCTACAGCTCAGGGAGAGTATCTTGGGTTTTCCGGTGGTGCTCTTGCTTTTGTAGGCTGGATGTCCCATCTGATAGGATACCCGATCTCAATAGTTCCAAAGGTTAACGAGACAATTTTATGGCATGCAGGACTGATAATGGGTGTTATACCTGGAGCATTTTTAAGTGCGATAATCTCAAGAACATTTAAGTTTGATCCTGTTCCACCTGCTTTTGCAAAGGGAGTGGCTCCATTTCCATGGGTAAGGATGATTCTTGTTTTCTTTGCAGGTATTTTCCTGGCACTTGGAGCTATGATAGGTGGTGGATGTACAACAGGTGCTTTCCTTTCAGCATATCCGACACTTTCAGTAGGACCTATGGCAATGTCAGCCACATACTTTGCTGTCGGTGTGTTAACAGCGAACCTTATATACTTTGGAAGGTGGAGCAGATTTATTCAGGCTAAGAAAGAGTCTGATCAGGTATATGATTAAGATTGGAGAGGTAGGAAGATGAGCATGATTGAAAGACTGCTTTTCTGGATAGCAATTTTGATCCTTTCAGTAGCTGTAATCGGTCTGAAAATAGATCTCTCAAAGCTGGAACAGAAGGCAAAAGAAACTTCCTCTTACACCGTTTCCTCTGAGGATGAAGGAGGTGAAGAAGAATGAATCCTAAGATAGAGAGAATAATATACATATCAATTATAGCTATCCTTTCCATTGTACTTTTAGGTTACGGTAAGAAAGAGATAGAACTCCAGAAACAGATACCATTAACAGCTGAGGAACTTTATAAGAAACTCAGCAATCCAAAAGTCACAATACAGATAATAGATGTTA is a window of Persephonella marina EX-H1 DNA encoding:
- a CDS encoding YeeE/YedE thiosulfate transporter family protein, which codes for MEHIDHLLMGLLTGALFGIVLHKVGAIRYSRVEGMLLLRDLKIMKFAFMGIATASLIYGLADIFGFAEQANLIPRVMPYMGIAHVVGGFLFGIAMASAGFCPGTCVARVGAGKFISIAGVIGLILGIIIYANIQPMLVEVGILGSKEKITLHGVLGVPYGALAVVWGVLFIIFALLADWLDPARKMGLDRTDENLSLTEKVIKGEWHWAVSGVLAGSIIAWATAQGEYLGFSGGALAFVGWMSHLIGYPISIVPKVNETILWHAGLIMGVIPGAFLSAIISRTFKFDPVPPAFAKGVAPFPWVRMILVFFAGIFLALGAMIGGGCTTGAFLSAYPTLSVGPMAMSATYFAVGVLTANLIYFGRWSRFIQAKKESDQVYD